The window CTACTCAAAGCATCTTCTCTCATCAAACGATCTCTGCTTGGTTTTAAACCAACTAGTCCACAGCAGGCAGCGGGAATTCGAATAGATCCACCGCCATCATTTGCATGTGCAATCGGAACAACTCCGGAAGCAACCAGTGCCGCAGCGCCACCTGAAGAGCCGCCTGTAGAATGCTCCGTGTTCCAGGGATTTCGAGTGCTTCCATTTAACAGAGATTCTGTTGTCGCAGTTAAACCAAATTCACAAAGCGCTGATTTTCCGAGGGAAACAAATCCAAGCGCACTCATTTGTTGGACTAACTTGCTATTCTTTTTCGCTTCGCTTTTGTGCACTGCAAGTGAGCCATAACTAGTTGGAACTCCCATTACATCTTCATTGTCTTTGATAAAGGTGGGAATTCCAGAAAAGAAACCTTCTGACGGAGTTTTAGAATTTTTTCTAGCTAGATCGTAAGTCTTTGTGATAATCGCATTTAGAAAAGGATTTACCTTCTCTGCTCTTTGAATAGAAGCTTCTAGAATTTCTTCCGCTTTAATTTCTTTTTTAGAAATCAATTTCGCCAATTCTACCGCATCTTTTTTTCCCATTATATCATTACAAAACGCACTTATCATATTTTCCTTCTTGTTGATGATTAAAAAATAGTAAATGTAAACACTCTATTATTTGCTTTATCCGTGAAATAAACTTTTCTTGCAGTGTCTATCGAAATCCCATAAGGGGTAAAAGTTGCACTGATTGTTGAGCTAACATTGGTTATGGTTGCATAATCTACAAGTGTAGTCGCAATACCAGATGAAGTAATCATTCGAATTTTATTATTGGAAGTATCTGCTATGTATACATTCCCATTCGAATCAACGGCAACGCCTGAGGGACGATCAAATAAAGCAGATAATGCAGGTCCATCTAAGAAACCAGAATCGCCAGTTCCTCCAATTGTAGTCACCACTCCCGCTTGCGTCATCATCTTGATTTTGTTATTATTTGTATCTGCTATATAGATATTTCCTAAAGAATCTACTGCGACTCCGAGAGGATTACTAAAAACAGCTCCACCGATTGAACTGACTATTCCGCCAGAAGTTACCTTTCTAATTTTGTTATTGATAGTATCCGCGACATATAAGTTCCCTGAAGTATCTATTGCAATTCCGGAAGGAGTATTAAAAGAGGCAGAAGTTCCGTTGGCATCGGTAGAACCAGAACTGCCAGAGCCGGCAAGTGTGCTCACTGTTCCCGAAGAAATTTTGCGAATTCTATGATTATTCGAGTCAGCTATATACAAATTTCCGCTCGTATCAATGGCGACACCAAGAGGAGATCTAAAAGCTGCCGATGCCGCTAGACCTTCCGTATAGGCATAACTTCCTGAGCCTGCAAAAGTAGTCACATCACCAGATGAAGTAACTCTTCTAATTTTTTCGTTATTCTCATCTGCTACATAAGAATTTCCCTCACTGCCGATTGCTATTCCGGAAGGATAATAAAATGATGCCGCAGTCCTTGATCCATCAGTCGAACCCGGACTACCCGAACCGGCAAGAACATAAGGCACCACAGGATAGGCAACTGTAACTCTAATATCGGTCGTAGTGCCCCCATGAGAATTTGAGGCGGTGATTAAATGAAGTGTTGCCGCTTGAAGAACAGTTGGGCTGCCGCCTATTTCACAGGTAGACGGATTCAGAGTAAGTCCCGCAGGCAAAGCCGGGCTCGCTGTGCAACTTGTTACGGATCCGCTTACATTCACGAGCCCAGCAGAGGCAGGCTGAAGCAAAAAAAATTTATAAGAAAGTTCATAGTAAGACAACCCGGAGGGAGGAGTTCCTGTTGACGTTGTTGCGGTATTTGCCTTAGGAGCCGGGTATCTAAGATTATATAAAAATAAATTTACAAAAAGTCCAACTCCGCCTTTTGCATCGAGAGGATTTGATCTCGAAGGAGTCGAATCGGAATAACAATTTAAAAAGAATGAAATCGATAAGAAATAAATAATTAAGTATTTCATAAAAATCTCCTCTACTAAAATTTTTTGTCCAGAGTTAATGAATAGAATGATTCAATGCCTCTATTGTAAGTTGGGATTGTTTTCATATCCGCTTTCCAACTCGTAGAAGTATCTTTGTATATATGGGATTGATCCGAAATTGGTTTACTTAAAATTACATCAACTAATGAAATTGTCCAAATGAATAGAGCACCGAATTCCATCTGGTTACTCAAATCCGCATGGGTTTTAATTGCTTTATCAATATTATTAAAATAGGCAACATTCGCCATATAGAGTATACCAAAATTATTTGCAGGAGTGCTCAAAAATAATAGGGAAGGCAAAGCGAGATCCTGGTATGAGTTCATGGATTTTAGATATCGTTGGTGTTGAGAATAGGAGCCGACTACTAGTCCTAGAAAACTGATCATATAAACCGATCCCCGAATCGAATTTCCATTCTTCGTCTGTCCCCATCCGGGTAAGACAGCCGATCTCCAAATATAAGGGAAGCGAGAAATATCTTCTTCTACTTTTTTATCGACAAGGCTTACCGGTGGCTTTGCCGCTACCGTAATTGCCAGATCTCCCGTTCTTTCTCCATATATTTTAGTATACGGCTTCTGTTGTTTATTCTTATTGAGTGACCATTGTCGCACGGCTTTTTCTACAAATATTTGCAATTCTCCGAAGGAAACTACTCCGTCTCCATTCTCATCTGCTTTTCCTTCCATACCATAAATTAAATTTTTGGTAAATACACCGTAATCTGATTCGTCATCTTCGTAGCTAAAATACCCTGACTTTGTGGAATAGAATGTAGCAGCCACTTCCGCTTCCGTATATACTTTTTCGCGAATGCTATCTCTTACGGCGCTTTTGGATGTATACAAAATATCTCTACAAGCATCTAATATTAAAAGGGATTTTTTGATTTTCTTCTCTTGAAATTTTTTGACAATCCAATCAATTTTTAGCGAGGTGGTAAATTTTTTATCTGCAACTGTATCTACTGTTAATAAATATCCGTTCTCATCAAAATCGGATATGCCATGACCGGAAAAATACAATACAATCATATCCTCAGGAGTGATGAATCTTAAAATGCTTTCTACTTTCTCTTCAATATTTAGTTTTGTCGGATACAAATGGTTTGAGTCATTTTTAAGAATGTCATCTGTCATGACAAAAACTTGATCGAACTGTCCGAGCTCTTTCAAAATCTTTCCCATTGCTTTTGCATCATTTCTTGCTTTGGACAAATCCGAGATTGTAGAATCATTATAATCATTGATTCCTATTATAAGTGCATATCTCTTCCCTACATTGATTGGAGTTCCTTCTTCATCTATTTCCGTTAATTTGAATCCTTTGGTTTTGATATTATATTTTTTAGTTTGTTTTGGATTCGTTTCCTGTGCGTAAAGACTGAGTGATATTATTAGAATTAGAATAAGACTTTTCCACATGGAATTTAACCTCGCTAGGGTTATTACCTGACAAATACTGTGGAACTGTCAAGCTATTTAATTTTCTCCTGCAAGGATAAACTCGTATAGTCTATGCATAATTATCCGCTCTAGTATAAAAACTAATTAAATAAAAGAAAGTCCACAGAAGTGTTTGCTTACCAGAACGGCGCCAAATTTTATTATGCCGCTAGATGATTTTGTGGCAAACTAAGAGTATTAGCCGAGCAAGTCTCTCACAGCGTAAATTACATCTTCTACATCTTCATCAGTCATACCGGCGAAGAGGGGAAGAGATACAGCCTTATCATACATCTTACTTGCGTTCGGAAAATTCTTACGATTGAAGTTGTAAGTTTTTTTATAATAGGGATGTTCAAAGATTGGGATGAAGTGCAGGCTAGTCCCTATATTGCGCTCTTTTAGTTCTTCTACTAAAGTATCACGTCCCATTTTGGCTAGCTTGGGATCTAATTCTATTCTATATAAATGCCAGGAGTGGTGACCATTCTCATCGGGTAATGGTAATTTAACTCCCCTGATATCCGCAAAGGCAGAATTGTATCTAAGTGCGATTTCTTCTCGGCGCGACCAAAACCCATTAGCCTCATGAAGTTGAACAATTCCTAGAGCCGCCGCAATATCCGTCATATTGTATTTGAAACCGGCATCGACTACTTCATAATACCAACCCGGACGATTGTAGGCATCGCGGTTAATCCCATGTAACCGCATGAGTCGAATTCTGTCAGCCAGCTCTTTATGATTGGTAGTTACCATTCCACCTTCACCGGTTGTGATTCCTTTTGTTGCATAAAAACTAAATACAGTAAAATCACCCCAAGCTCCTATCATTTTGTCTTTATGCTTGGCGGGGAAAGCATGAGCTGCGTCTTCGATTACGTATAGGTTATATCT is drawn from Leptospiraceae bacterium and contains these coding sequences:
- a CDS encoding caspase family protein, translated to MWKSLILILIISLSLYAQETNPKQTKKYNIKTKGFKLTEIDEEGTPINVGKRYALIIGINDYNDSTISDLSKARNDAKAMGKILKELGQFDQVFVMTDDILKNDSNHLYPTKLNIEEKVESILRFITPEDMIVLYFSGHGISDFDENGYLLTVDTVADKKFTTSLKIDWIVKKFQEKKIKKSLLILDACRDILYTSKSAVRDSIREKVYTEAEVAATFYSTKSGYFSYEDDESDYGVFTKNLIYGMEGKADENGDGVVSFGELQIFVEKAVRQWSLNKNKQQKPYTKIYGERTGDLAITVAAKPPVSLVDKKVEEDISRFPYIWRSAVLPGWGQTKNGNSIRGSVYMISFLGLVVGSYSQHQRYLKSMNSYQDLALPSLLFLSTPANNFGILYMANVAYFNNIDKAIKTHADLSNQMEFGALFIWTISLVDVILSKPISDQSHIYKDTSTSWKADMKTIPTYNRGIESFYSLTLDKKF
- a CDS encoding DegT/DnrJ/EryC1/StrS aminotransferase family protein, with the protein product MRTIRKTFLPFALPSISEEAIEEVAAVLRSGWVTSGPKVKQFEKEFAEFVGTTQAIALNSATAGLHLALEAIGLTENDAVITSSVTFTASAEVICYFGATPLLTDVDPIHNIMTPKTLSDLIERECNWDGKTLQHIESGKKIRALIPVHLAGYTCDMEGIIKIADRYNLYVIEDAAHAFPAKHKDKMIGAWGDFTVFSFYATKGITTGEGGMVTTNHKELADRIRLMRLHGINRDAYNRPGWYYEVVDAGFKYNMTDIAAALGIVQLHEANGFWSRREEIALRYNSAFADIRGVKLPLPDENGHHSWHLYRIELDPKLAKMGRDTLVEELKERNIGTSLHFIPIFEHPYYKKTYNFNRKNFPNASKMYDKAVSLPLFAGMTDEDVEDVIYAVRDLLG